A region of the Elusimicrobiota bacterium genome:
GCCCAAGGGCGCGCAACGCCCCGTGAAGGCAAGCTGAACACCAAGGTAAACCAATGACCAAACAGAATCAGATCTGGGCGACCGGCCGCCGCAAGACCTCGGTGGCGCAGGTGCGCCTCATCCCCGAGGGCGCCGGCAAGGTGACCGTCAACACCAAGCCCGTGGAAGACTACTTCCGCGGCCAGGAGCACCGGCTGCGCGACATCATGGCCCCCATCGGCGTGGCCATCGAAGGCGCCAAGAAGTTCGACTACATCCTCAAGATCGTGGGCGGCGGGCTTACCGGGCAGGCCGAAGCGGCCCGCCACGCCATCGCCCGCGCCTTGGTCAAGCTCGACGAGAAGAACAAGAAGGCGATGCGCGCCAACGGCTTCCTC
Encoded here:
- the rpsI gene encoding 30S ribosomal protein S9, with translation MTKQNQIWATGRRKTSVAQVRLIPEGAGKVTVNTKPVEDYFRGQEHRLRDIMAPIGVAIEGAKKFDYILKIVGGGLTGQAEAARHAIARALVKLDEKNKKAMRANGFLTRDPRMVERKKSGQPKARKRFQYSKR